Proteins co-encoded in one Campylobacter jejuni genomic window:
- the acpS gene encoding holo-ACP synthase, with protein MRVGCDIIAISRIEKIHSRHGKNFLDKFLSPKEQILIKNPATLAGLWAAKEAASKALGVGICELCSFFDIEISKDEKNAPKLKYSQKITKDFNITQTSLSISHDNGFAIAIVAVV; from the coding sequence ATGCGTGTAGGCTGTGATATCATCGCCATTTCTAGAATAGAAAAAATTCATTCTAGACATGGCAAAAATTTTTTGGATAAATTTCTAAGCCCAAAAGAACAAATACTCATTAAAAATCCAGCAACTCTAGCAGGTCTTTGGGCTGCTAAAGAAGCCGCTAGCAAGGCTTTGGGTGTTGGAATTTGTGAATTATGCAGTTTTTTTGATATTGAAATATCAAAAGATGAAAAAAACGCGCCTAAATTAAAATATTCTCAAAAAATTACAAAAGATTTTAATATCACTCAAACTTCCCTAAGTATTTCTCATGATAATGGTTTTGCTATAGCCATAGTGGCTGTAGTTTGA
- the fabI gene encoding enoyl-ACP reductase FabI: MIMKGKKGLIVGVANNKSIAYGIAKACFDQGAQLAFTFLNDALKKRVEPIAQELNSNFVYELDVNNNEHLDSIAEKIKKDLGEIDFVVHAVAFAPKEALENSFLETSKEAFDIAMQTSVYSLLSLTRAVLPILKDKGSILTLSYLGGVKYVPHYNVMGVAKAALESSVRYLARDLGVKGIRVNAISAGPIKTLAASGIGDFRMILKYNEINSPLKRNVSIEDVGNSAMYLLSDLANGVTGEIHYVDAGYNIMGMGDVEKNEEGQTVLCWDNQKG, encoded by the coding sequence ATGATTATGAAGGGTAAAAAAGGCCTTATTGTAGGGGTTGCGAATAATAAATCTATCGCTTATGGCATAGCAAAAGCATGTTTTGATCAAGGAGCCCAGCTTGCTTTTACTTTTTTGAATGATGCTTTAAAAAAACGCGTAGAACCTATAGCACAAGAGTTGAATTCTAATTTTGTTTATGAGCTTGATGTAAACAATAACGAGCATTTAGATTCTATTGCTGAAAAAATCAAAAAAGATTTAGGTGAGATTGATTTTGTAGTGCATGCGGTTGCTTTTGCTCCAAAAGAAGCTTTAGAAAATTCTTTTTTAGAAACTTCAAAAGAAGCTTTTGATATAGCTATGCAAACTTCTGTGTATTCTTTACTTTCTTTAACACGTGCGGTTTTACCTATTTTAAAAGATAAGGGTTCGATTTTGACTTTAAGTTATCTTGGTGGGGTTAAATATGTACCTCATTATAATGTTATGGGTGTAGCAAAAGCTGCACTTGAAAGTTCTGTGCGTTATTTAGCAAGAGATTTAGGAGTAAAAGGAATCCGCGTTAATGCTATTTCAGCAGGTCCTATTAAAACTTTAGCAGCAAGTGGAATAGGGGATTTTAGAATGATTTTAAAATACAATGAAATCAATTCTCCTTTAAAACGCAATGTTAGTATAGAAGATGTAGGAAATTCGGCTATGTATTTACTTAGCGATTTGGCAAATGGTGTTACAGGTGAAATACATTATGTTGATGCAGGATATAACATCATGGGTATGGGTGATGTTGAAAAAAATGAAGAAGGGCAAACTGTTCTTTGTTGGGATAATCAAAAAGGATAA
- the tpiA gene encoding triose-phosphate isomerase has product MIFAANLKCNHTRASFKIYAEILNKTMGAKCDDIIVFPPSVAFLENENNFIQGAQNFYPCVNGAFTGELGKEHLDEFGIKCVLIGHSERRALGDEEFIKAKFDFAKEHGYKIVFCIGENLDTKNSGKTLEFLKKQLEMIDLNYERLIIAYEPIYSIGTGVSAQSTDIAKVLEFLASLTKVPLLYGGSVNENNIKEILSVNHCGGVLIGSAALKVENFIKLIKG; this is encoded by the coding sequence ATGATCTTTGCTGCAAATTTAAAATGCAATCACACAAGAGCAAGTTTTAAAATTTATGCTGAAATTTTAAATAAAACTATGGGAGCAAAATGTGATGATATTATCGTTTTCCCACCTAGTGTAGCATTTTTAGAAAATGAAAATAACTTCATACAAGGAGCGCAAAATTTTTATCCTTGTGTTAATGGCGCTTTTACAGGCGAGCTTGGAAAAGAACATTTGGACGAATTTGGGATCAAATGTGTTTTAATCGGGCATTCTGAAAGAAGAGCTTTAGGAGATGAAGAATTTATTAAGGCTAAATTTGATTTCGCTAAAGAGCATGGCTATAAAATTGTTTTTTGTATAGGTGAAAATTTAGATACAAAAAATTCAGGCAAGACTTTAGAGTTTTTAAAAAAACAACTTGAAATGATTGATTTAAATTATGAAAGACTCATTATCGCTTATGAGCCTATTTATTCTATAGGAACGGGAGTGAGTGCACAAAGTACAGATATCGCTAAAGTGCTTGAATTTTTAGCGAGTTTAACCAAGGTGCCTTTGCTTTATGGTGGAAGCGTGAATGAAAATAATATCAAAGAAATTTTAAGCGTAAATCATTGTGGTGGAGTTTTGATAGGCTCTGCAGCTTTAAAAGTAGAAAATTTTATAAAATTAATCAAAGGATAA
- a CDS encoding cytochrome P450: MSECPFFPKPYKNKASTLLTFLLKRRSWLDGLYERSYKMQTGYVKMPNFDLYVINDTKEVKRMMVDEVREFPKSAFLHELLSPLLGESIFTTNGEVWKKQRELLRPSFEMTRINKVFNLMSEAVADMMDRFSKYPNHAVIEVDEAMTFITADVIFRTIMSSKLDEEKGKKILNAFVTFQEQSVHTAMRRMFRFPKWLSYVLGDCKRAKAGDVIRQVLSDIIKPRYDMADNAEFEDILGSLLLVVDADTNKRFSFEEILDQVAMLFLAGHETTASSLTWTLYLLSLYPKEQEKAYEEITQVLQGGVIEISHLRQFKYLTNIFKESLRLYPPVGFFAREAKKDTQVRDKLIKKGSGVVIAPWLIHRHEEFWTNPHGFNPSRFEGEYKKDAYLPFGVGERICIGQGFAMQEAILILANILKTYKLELEEGFVPDVVGRLTVRSANGMRIKFSKRKL, from the coding sequence ATGAGTGAATGCCCCTTTTTTCCAAAACCTTATAAAAATAAAGCTTCTACGCTTTTAACTTTTTTGTTAAAGCGTAGATCTTGGCTTGACGGGCTTTATGAGCGTAGTTATAAAATGCAAACAGGCTATGTGAAGATGCCAAATTTTGATCTTTATGTCATAAATGACACTAAAGAAGTTAAAAGAATGATGGTTGATGAGGTTAGAGAATTTCCTAAAAGTGCATTTTTACATGAGCTTTTAAGTCCGCTTTTAGGGGAGAGTATTTTTACTACAAATGGTGAAGTTTGGAAAAAACAAAGAGAGCTTTTGCGTCCAAGTTTTGAAATGACTCGTATCAATAAAGTGTTTAATCTTATGAGTGAAGCTGTGGCAGATATGATGGATCGTTTTAGCAAGTATCCAAATCATGCTGTTATCGAAGTAGATGAAGCTATGACTTTTATTACCGCTGATGTGATTTTTCGCACCATTATGTCTTCAAAACTCGATGAGGAAAAAGGTAAAAAAATCTTAAACGCATTTGTGACTTTTCAAGAGCAAAGCGTGCATACAGCCATGCGTCGTATGTTTCGTTTTCCAAAATGGCTTTCTTATGTGTTAGGAGATTGTAAGCGTGCTAAGGCCGGAGATGTGATCAGACAGGTTTTAAGTGATATCATAAAACCAAGATATGATATGGCAGATAATGCAGAATTTGAAGATATTTTAGGATCTTTGCTTTTAGTAGTGGATGCTGATACAAATAAGCGTTTTTCTTTTGAGGAAATTTTAGATCAAGTGGCTATGCTTTTTTTAGCAGGACATGAAACCACAGCAAGTTCTTTGACATGGACGCTTTATTTGCTTAGTCTTTATCCTAAGGAGCAAGAAAAAGCTTACGAGGAGATTACTCAGGTTTTACAGGGTGGAGTCATTGAAATTTCGCATCTAAGACAGTTTAAATACTTAACAAATATTTTTAAAGAATCTTTAAGACTTTATCCTCCTGTTGGGTTTTTTGCAAGAGAGGCAAAAAAAGATACTCAAGTTAGAGATAAGCTTATTAAAAAAGGTTCTGGGGTGGTGATTGCTCCTTGGCTGATACACAGACATGAAGAATTTTGGACAAATCCGCATGGATTTAATCCTTCTCGTTTTGAAGGAGAGTACAAAAAAGATGCTTATTTGCCTTTTGGGGTAGGGGAAAGAATTTGTATAGGACAAGGTTTTGCTATGCAAGAAGCGATTTTGATTTTGGCTAATATTTTAAAAACTTACAAACTAGAACTTGAAGAAGGTTTTGTACCTGATGTAGTAGGGCGTTTAACAGTGCGTTCGGCTAATGGTATGAGGATAAAATTTAGCAAAAGAAAGCTATGA
- the pgmL gene encoding phosphoglucosamine mutase PgmL: MNLKEKMLDVIFREYDIRGLYDKELNEKSVKAIGFCLGQTMLNRGCKNVSVGYDARYSANELFNYLVSGLNKAGIKIYDIGLVPTPLGYFSLYEGLKFDANVMITGSHNPKDYNGFKITINKESFFGVELKEFSKEVYKHLDDDIEENLEVEKYDILNLYVKFMCEQFSFLKDFNYKFGVDCTNGAAGVVIKPLIKALNLKAHVMFAEPDGQFPNHAPDPTEEENLSAIREFLNQNQDYSLAFAFDGDADRMVALSKTHVFCGDELCYLFAKDIPNPRILGEVKCSKNLFDEVAKFGTIFMGKTGHSNIKKMMKEKDIDLAAEVSGHIFFKHRYFGYDDGIYAFLRALELVYKGFDLESMIKALPKLYTTPEIKIPVNEEEKFKLVEEFQKEIEKGALKGVKSLCEIDGARIDFGDGWALLRASNTSPYLITRFEATSLERAKELESMVFTLFNDIKARFKN; this comes from the coding sequence ATGAATTTGAAGGAAAAAATGTTAGATGTGATTTTTAGAGAATATGATATAAGAGGACTTTACGACAAAGAATTGAATGAAAAAAGCGTTAAAGCTATAGGTTTTTGTTTGGGACAAACTATGTTAAATAGGGGTTGTAAAAATGTAAGCGTGGGCTATGATGCAAGATATAGTGCAAATGAACTTTTTAATTATCTAGTGAGTGGACTTAACAAAGCGGGAATAAAAATCTATGATATAGGGCTTGTACCAACTCCATTGGGATATTTTAGTCTTTATGAGGGCTTAAAATTTGATGCAAATGTTATGATAACAGGCTCTCATAACCCAAAAGATTATAATGGTTTTAAAATTACTATTAATAAAGAAAGTTTTTTTGGTGTAGAATTAAAAGAGTTTTCAAAAGAAGTTTATAAGCATTTAGATGATGATATTGAAGAAAATTTAGAAGTAGAAAAATACGATATTTTAAACCTTTATGTGAAATTTATGTGCGAGCAATTTAGCTTTTTAAAGGATTTTAATTATAAATTTGGTGTTGATTGCACAAATGGTGCGGCTGGAGTGGTGATAAAGCCTTTAATCAAGGCTTTAAATTTAAAAGCTCATGTAATGTTTGCAGAGCCCGATGGACAGTTTCCAAACCATGCTCCAGATCCTACAGAAGAAGAAAACTTAAGTGCGATTAGAGAATTTTTAAATCAAAATCAAGATTATTCTTTGGCTTTTGCTTTTGATGGGGATGCTGATAGAATGGTTGCTTTAAGTAAAACTCATGTATTTTGTGGGGATGAGCTTTGTTATTTGTTTGCTAAAGATATCCCTAATCCACGCATTTTAGGTGAGGTAAAATGTTCTAAAAATCTTTTTGATGAAGTGGCTAAATTTGGAACTATTTTTATGGGAAAAACAGGACATTCTAATATCAAAAAAATGATGAAAGAAAAAGATATTGATTTAGCTGCTGAAGTGAGTGGGCATATTTTCTTTAAACATAGATATTTTGGTTATGATGATGGAATTTATGCATTTTTAAGAGCCTTGGAGCTTGTTTATAAAGGTTTTGATCTAGAAAGTATGATTAAAGCTTTACCAAAACTTTATACTACACCTGAAATTAAAATTCCTGTAAATGAAGAAGAAAAATTCAAACTTGTGGAAGAATTTCAAAAAGAGATTGAAAAAGGAGCTTTAAAAGGTGTTAAAAGTCTTTGTGAAATTGATGGAGCTAGGATAGATTTTGGCGATGGATGGGCTTTACTTCGTGCATCTAATACCAGCCCTTATCTTATCACACGCTTTGAGGCAACATCTTTAGAAAGAGCAAAAGAGCTTGAAAGTATGGTATTTACTTTGTTTAATGATATAAAAGCTAGATTTAAGAATTGA
- the gap gene encoding type I glyceraldehyde-3-phosphate dehydrogenase, translating into MAVKVAINGFGRIGRCVARIILERNDIELVAINDTTDIELTKYLFKYDTVHGEFKGSVDSEGDDLVVNGKKIKVFKSRNVKDLDFAKHGAQIVLECTGAHLTMAKCQEFIDMGVQKVIMSAPAKDDTPTYVLGVNSELYKGESIISNASCTTNCLGPVCRVLQDNFGIEKGLMTTIHAYTNGQSIIDAKAKDKRRSRAAAQNIIPTSTGAAKAMKLVMPELNGKLHGQSMRVPVIDVSSVDLTAQLSRKVSKDEINEAFRKAATTNLKGILMVDDDERVSSDFITCSYGAIVASDLTQVIADDFIKVIAWYDNEWGYSSRLVDMAVYIANKA; encoded by the coding sequence ATGGCTGTAAAAGTTGCTATAAATGGTTTTGGACGCATAGGCAGATGTGTTGCAAGAATCATCTTAGAAAGAAATGATATTGAGCTTGTGGCGATAAATGATACTACGGATATTGAACTTACAAAATACCTTTTTAAATACGATACAGTACATGGTGAATTTAAAGGCAGTGTTGATAGTGAAGGCGATGATTTAGTGGTAAATGGTAAAAAAATCAAAGTATTTAAAAGTCGCAATGTAAAAGATCTTGACTTTGCAAAACACGGTGCACAAATTGTTTTAGAGTGCACAGGAGCGCATTTAACTATGGCAAAATGTCAAGAATTTATAGATATGGGAGTGCAAAAAGTGATCATGAGTGCTCCTGCAAAAGATGATACTCCTACTTATGTTTTAGGAGTAAATTCAGAACTTTACAAGGGTGAAAGCATTATTTCTAATGCAAGTTGTACAACAAATTGTTTAGGTCCTGTTTGTCGTGTTTTACAAGATAATTTTGGTATCGAAAAAGGACTTATGACAACAATACATGCTTATACAAATGGACAAAGTATTATTGATGCTAAAGCTAAAGATAAACGCCGTTCTCGTGCTGCAGCACAAAATATCATTCCAACTTCTACAGGCGCAGCAAAAGCTATGAAGCTTGTTATGCCTGAGCTTAATGGCAAGCTTCACGGACAAAGTATGCGTGTGCCAGTGATTGATGTATCAAGCGTGGATTTAACCGCACAACTAAGCCGTAAAGTTAGCAAAGATGAAATCAATGAAGCTTTTAGAAAAGCTGCAACTACAAATTTAAAAGGCATTTTAATGGTAGATGATGATGAAAGAGTTTCAAGCGATTTTATCACTTGTTCTTATGGAGCAATTGTGGCAAGTGATTTAACTCAAGTGATTGCGGATGATTTTATCAAGGTGATTGCTTGGTATGATAATGAATGGGGCTATTCAAGTCGTCTAGTAGATATGGCAGTATATATTGCAAATAAGGCTTAA
- the rsfS gene encoding ribosome silencing factor, translating into MQERIDLIVKILDEKKAEDIKTIDMSEQEYFVKYVIIAATLGERHALSLIDELKTQLKAKGEEFLNIDSSEEWSVIDLGDILIHLLTPEHRGIYNIEELLENLKKGRV; encoded by the coding sequence ATGCAAGAAAGAATAGATTTAATCGTTAAAATTTTAGATGAAAAAAAAGCTGAAGATATCAAAACCATTGACATGAGCGAGCAAGAATACTTTGTAAAATATGTCATTATCGCAGCTACTTTAGGAGAAAGACACGCTCTATCCTTGATCGATGAGCTTAAAACACAACTTAAAGCCAAAGGGGAGGAATTTTTAAACATAGATAGTAGCGAAGAATGGAGTGTGATTGATCTTGGTGATATTTTAATCCATCTTTTAACACCAGAACACAGAGGAATTTATAATATAGAAGAATTATTAGAAAATCTTAAAAAAGGTAGGGTTTAA
- a CDS encoding DUF1090 family protein, with product MKKILILLTLCAFAFGASECDRKIDRINKEISFSKAHNDTARTLSLELALKQVQNDCAKDPMFYDKKLEAKKLKEQEVEKIEKELDALKEQKDYMSKAEYKAKKEALKEQKEKIKKEIKEYIDNL from the coding sequence ATGAAAAAAATACTTATTTTACTTACACTATGTGCTTTTGCTTTTGGTGCAAGTGAATGTGATAGAAAAATCGATCGTATCAATAAAGAAATCAGTTTTTCTAAAGCGCATAATGATACAGCTAGAACTTTAAGCTTAGAGCTTGCTTTAAAACAAGTACAAAATGATTGTGCTAAAGATCCTATGTTTTATGATAAAAAGTTAGAAGCTAAAAAACTTAAAGAACAAGAAGTGGAAAAAATCGAAAAAGAACTCGATGCCTTGAAAGAACAAAAAGATTATATGAGTAAGGCTGAGTATAAAGCTAAAAAAGAAGCTTTAAAAGAACAAAAAGAGAAAATCAAAAAAGAAATTAAAGAATATATTGATAATCTCTAA
- the nadD gene encoding nicotinate (nicotinamide) nucleotide adenylyltransferase encodes MKIALFGGSFDPPHNGHNSVVLEALEKLDIDKLIIMPTYINPFKQSFSADEKQRFLWVKKLWGHLPKVEICDFETKQKRPVPSIESVKYLYKLYNPSTFYLLIGADHLEKLHLWHDFKKLNSLVEFVIANRNDIEIPKNFKDLKTDKKIASSFIRNTLNTNEVCEEIKDEVKKYYEKLQKN; translated from the coding sequence ATGAAGATAGCACTTTTTGGTGGCAGTTTTGATCCACCACATAATGGTCATAATAGCGTTGTTTTAGAGGCTTTGGAAAAATTAGATATTGATAAGCTTATTATTATGCCTACTTATATCAACCCTTTTAAACAAAGTTTTAGTGCTGATGAAAAGCAAAGATTTTTATGGGTTAAAAAACTTTGGGGACATTTGCCAAAAGTTGAAATTTGTGATTTTGAAACCAAGCAAAAACGCCCTGTTCCTAGTATAGAAAGCGTTAAGTATCTTTATAAGCTTTACAATCCTAGTACATTTTACCTTTTAATTGGTGCTGATCATTTAGAAAAACTTCATCTTTGGCATGATTTTAAAAAACTTAATTCTTTGGTAGAATTTGTTATTGCTAATCGCAACGATATAGAAATTCCTAAGAATTTCAAAGATTTAAAAACCGATAAAAAAATCGCTTCTTCTTTCATACGCAACACTTTAAATACAAATGAAGTCTGCGAAGAAATTAAAGATGAAGTAAAAAAATATTATGAAAAATTACAAAAAAATTGA
- a CDS encoding hydrogenase small subunit, which produces MAKLSNEELKNILEDRIKKLENSTLKEDKVINEESVKILAKHLSLGNEIPVLAQRFFQIAPKTKLVWLHLCECTGCSESLLRSELPSFDELIFDFFSLEYHETLMAANGTKAEELLEHVLEEDFILAVEGGVAAIDTFFLTIGAQGESGYEILDKLAAKAKAIFAVGTCSSYGGIQAAYPNPSKTCGISEVLSQKVVNIPGCPPSDINIIATLSFFALFGVLPELDGQNRPVWAYGKCLHDMCERKAKFESGIFAEHFDDEAAKNGACLFKIGCKGPYTYNNCPKVKFNAKTSWPVAAGHGCIACSEKNFWDEFGNYEKPMANIFSYAKLCNEELKQEFFLEEQIKILEQIDFEFESNIKLILQNIAKNKLGALLVENYKKSFEKNYAFIEQNFDENPMPSKDFCKYLEMSFILVKGEFLKDKNDFLIAAKNYAFKHASPYDFKLNMNAEKPKLDVSKSFRMTLIYLCGELDFEGIAYSILKTFGDNITKISSLKAS; this is translated from the coding sequence ATGGCAAAGCTTAGCAATGAAGAATTAAAAAATATACTTGAAGATCGCATTAAAAAACTTGAAAATTCTACTTTAAAAGAGGATAAGGTTATCAATGAAGAAAGTGTAAAAATTCTTGCTAAGCATTTATCTTTAGGTAATGAAATTCCAGTTCTTGCACAAAGATTTTTTCAAATCGCACCTAAAACAAAGTTAGTATGGCTTCATCTTTGTGAATGTACAGGGTGTAGTGAGAGTTTGTTGCGTTCTGAGTTGCCAAGTTTTGATGAGCTTATTTTTGATTTTTTTTCTTTAGAATATCATGAAACTTTAATGGCAGCAAATGGCACTAAGGCTGAAGAGCTTTTAGAACATGTTTTAGAAGAAGATTTTATTTTAGCGGTTGAAGGTGGTGTTGCAGCCATTGATACCTTTTTTCTTACTATAGGAGCGCAAGGAGAGAGTGGCTATGAAATTTTAGACAAACTAGCCGCTAAAGCCAAGGCTATCTTTGCAGTGGGTACTTGTTCAAGTTATGGTGGTATTCAAGCTGCTTATCCAAATCCTAGTAAAACTTGTGGTATTAGCGAAGTTTTAAGTCAGAAAGTAGTAAATATCCCAGGTTGTCCTCCAAGTGATATAAATATCATTGCGACTTTAAGTTTTTTTGCTTTATTTGGAGTTTTGCCTGAACTTGATGGGCAAAATCGTCCCGTGTGGGCTTATGGTAAATGTTTGCATGATATGTGTGAAAGAAAGGCAAAATTTGAAAGTGGGATTTTTGCTGAACATTTTGATGATGAAGCTGCGAAGAATGGAGCTTGTTTATTTAAGATAGGTTGTAAAGGACCTTATACTTACAACAACTGTCCTAAAGTGAAATTTAATGCTAAAACTTCTTGGCCAGTGGCTGCAGGACATGGTTGTATAGCCTGTAGTGAGAAAAATTTTTGGGATGAGTTTGGAAATTATGAAAAGCCTATGGCAAATATTTTTTCTTACGCTAAACTTTGCAATGAAGAGTTAAAACAAGAATTTTTTCTAGAAGAGCAAATTAAAATTTTAGAACAAATAGATTTTGAATTTGAAAGCAATATAAAACTTATTTTACAAAATATAGCTAAAAATAAATTAGGTGCTTTGCTTGTAGAAAATTATAAAAAATCCTTTGAGAAAAACTATGCTTTTATAGAACAAAATTTTGATGAAAATCCTATGCCTTCAAAAGATTTTTGCAAATATCTTGAGATGAGTTTTATTTTGGTTAAAGGTGAGTTTTTAAAAGATAAGAATGATTTTTTAATTGCGGCAAAAAATTATGCTTTTAAACATGCAAGTCCTTATGATTTTAAGTTAAATATGAACGCTGAAAAACCAAAGCTTGATGTGAGTAAATCTTTTCGTATGACTTTGATCTATCTTTGCGGTGAGCTTGATTTTGAAGGTATTGCTTATAGTATTTTAAAAACTTTTGGGGATAATATCACTAAAATTTCATCATTAAAAGCAAGTTAA
- the fliL gene encoding flagellar basal body-associated protein FliL, with protein MDEELENEETKKKKGGSLVIIIVILLFVLLLSIMGVIAWLISSSSSDESEVKEAPKEEAKADKPKVSAPAQRGSDFANIGPMYPLDPFTLNLLSDSGSRYVKCTIELEQNSELLKPELDKKVPVIRDIIIRTLTAKTFEEVSTQKGKERLKDELVGKINEILTDGFIKNVYFTDFVVS; from the coding sequence ATGGATGAAGAATTAGAAAACGAAGAAACAAAAAAGAAAAAAGGTGGTTCACTTGTAATTATTATTGTTATTTTACTTTTTGTTTTACTTCTTAGTATTATGGGAGTAATTGCTTGGCTTATTTCAAGCAGTTCAAGTGATGAAAGTGAAGTCAAAGAAGCTCCAAAAGAAGAGGCAAAAGCCGATAAACCTAAAGTTTCAGCTCCTGCTCAGCGAGGTAGTGATTTTGCTAATATAGGTCCTATGTATCCACTTGATCCTTTTACCCTAAATTTGCTTAGCGATAGCGGCTCAAGATATGTAAAATGCACTATAGAACTAGAACAAAATAGCGAACTTTTAAAACCTGAACTTGATAAAAAAGTCCCAGTCATTCGTGATATTATTATTCGTACATTAACAGCTAAAACTTTTGAAGAAGTAAGTACACAAAAAGGCAAAGAACGTTTAAAAGATGAGCTAGTTGGAAAAATCAATGAAATTTTAACCGATGGCTTTATTAAAAATGTTTATTTTACGGATTTTGTAGTTTCTTAA
- the pgk gene encoding phosphoglycerate kinase: MSDIISIKDIDLAKKKVFVRCDFNVPQDDFLNITDDRRIRSAIPTIRYCLDNGCSVILASHLGRPKEISSKYSLEPVAKRLTRLLDKEIIMAKDVIGEDAKTKAMNLKAGEILLLENLRFEKGETKNDENLAKELASMVQVYINDAFGVCHRAHSSVEAIAKFFDEKHKGAGFLLQKEIDFASNLIKHPARPFVAVVGGSKVSGKLQALTNLLPKVDKLIIGGGMAFTFLKALGYDIGNSLLEEELLEEANKILTKGKNLGVKIYLPVDVVAAPACSQDAPMKFVPAQEIPNGWMGLDIGPASVRLFKEVISDAQTIWWNGPMGVFEIDKFSKGSIKMSHYISEGHATSVVGGGDTADVVARAGDADEMTFISTGGGASLELIEGKELPGVKALRSKENE, translated from the coding sequence ATGAGTGATATTATTTCTATAAAAGACATTGATTTAGCCAAGAAAAAAGTTTTTGTAAGATGTGATTTTAATGTTCCCCAAGATGATTTTTTAAATATCACTGATGATAGACGCATAAGATCAGCTATTCCTACGATAAGATATTGTTTGGATAATGGTTGTAGTGTGATTTTAGCCTCTCATTTAGGGCGTCCAAAAGAAATTAGTTCCAAGTATTCTTTAGAACCTGTTGCTAAGCGTCTTACTAGACTTTTAGATAAAGAAATTATTATGGCAAAAGATGTTATCGGAGAAGATGCAAAAACTAAAGCTATGAATTTAAAAGCGGGTGAAATTTTACTTCTTGAAAATTTGCGTTTTGAAAAAGGCGAAACTAAAAATGATGAAAATTTAGCCAAAGAACTTGCTTCTATGGTTCAAGTTTATATCAATGATGCTTTTGGAGTATGCCATAGAGCACATTCTAGTGTGGAGGCGATTGCTAAATTTTTTGATGAAAAACACAAAGGTGCAGGATTTTTACTCCAAAAAGAAATTGATTTTGCAAGCAATCTTATCAAACATCCAGCACGTCCTTTTGTCGCTGTTGTTGGAGGTTCAAAGGTAAGTGGAAAACTTCAAGCATTGACAAATTTATTACCAAAGGTAGATAAATTAATCATAGGCGGAGGTATGGCATTTACTTTTTTAAAAGCTTTAGGTTATGATATAGGAAATTCACTTTTAGAAGAAGAACTTTTAGAAGAAGCTAATAAAATTCTTACCAAGGGTAAAAATTTAGGAGTGAAAATTTATCTTCCAGTAGACGTTGTAGCCGCTCCTGCGTGCTCACAAGATGCGCCGATGAAATTTGTTCCAGCACAAGAAATTCCAAATGGTTGGATGGGTTTAGATATAGGACCTGCGAGTGTGAGACTTTTTAAAGAGGTGATTTCTGATGCGCAAACGATTTGGTGGAATGGACCTATGGGTGTTTTTGAAATTGATAAATTTTCAAAAGGTAGCATTAAAATGAGTCATTATATCAGCGAAGGACATGCAACTTCTGTTGTTGGAGGCGGTGATACGGCTGATGTGGTTGCGCGCGCAGGTGATGCAGATGAAATGACTTTTATTTCTACTGGAGGGGGTGCTTCTCTTGAGCTTATAGAAGGCAAAGAACTTCCAGGCGTAAAAGCTTTAAGATCTAAGGAAAATGAATGA